From the Candidatus Nanopelagicus hibericus genome, the window GTATAAATCCTTTATTGCCCATAACAGCTGCTGCCGCCGCAAATATGAAACCCCGTGCTTCTATTCCGGCAATATAGTCACACTCTTGTGCCAGCGACGCAATTTCTTTGCAACACTGCGCAAAAACTTCTTTATCTGCAAGTAGCGGTGTTATATCCTTAAAAATTATTCCTGGGGATGGAAAATCTGGGATGATTCGAATTAACCCTTGCGTTGTGACCACCATCTGCGAATCCTATTGTTTTGTTGATAATCTGATGGTGTCCAGGAGGGGAGTTGAACCCCTAAGCCCTTACGGGCACTAACACCTCAAGCTAGCGCGTCTGCCAATTCCGCCACCCGGACCTAATCAGTATTTTAACTTCTATCTGAATTCGATGGAAATTCAACTTATGTAGGAGAATACATCCATGAAGCTAACTCCTCAGCAGATCAGTGAACTTGAGGATGAAACCATCCTTTTCTGCCAGGAAATGATCAGGATACCAAGTGTGAATCATGGCGAAGGTCGTGGTGATGAAAAAGCGATGGCCGAATATGTGGTTAAACGATTATCCGAATTAGGGATAGAAACTGAATCAATAGTTAGTGCTCCGAACCGTGTGAACGTGGTTGCAAAGATTGCCGGGGCAGATCAGTCCAGGCCAGGTTTAGTTTTACACGGACATATCGATGTTGTTCCAGCTAAAGCTGAAGATTGGTCGGTTGATCCCTTTGGCGGAATTATTAAGGATGGTTTTATTTGGGGTCGCGGAGCGGTTGACATGAAGGATATGGACGCGATGATGCTAGCTACTGTAAGAATGTGGCAGCGAATCGGCTACAAGCCTCCACGCAATATTTTACTCATCTTTTTTGCGGATGAAGAGGCAGGATCAAATTTTGGATCTCGTTGGATGGTGAAAAATCGACCAGAATTATTTAAAGGATACAGCGAAGCGATTTCTGAAGTTGGTGGATTTTCCGTCACAATCACGGGTGATAATCGACTCTATTTGATCGAAGCTGCTCAAAAAGGAATTCAATGGTTAAAGCTAACCGCTAAAGGCACCGCTGGTCATGGATCTTTTGTAAATAGGGATAATGCAGTGACAAAATTATCAAATGCAGTCGCGCGAATTGGTAATCATGAATGGCCTGAGTTAGAGACTAAAACCAATAATAAGTTTTTCCGCAAAATAGCAGAGTTGACCGGAGATAAGTATGATTCAAAAAATGTTAAACCATTACTGCATCACCTTGGGGCAGCAGCAAGAATGATTGGTGCAACTATTACCAATACGGCTAACCCGACAATGCTTGAAGCTGGGTATAAGGCGAACGTCATCCCACAAAGTGCTAGTGCAGTTATTGACGGCAGATTTTTACCTGGTCATGAAAATCAACTTCAAGAAACGCTAAAGAAATTGGCGGGAGATGAGATTGAAGTAGAGGTATTGGTGCGGGATATCGCATTAGAGGTAGATTTTGCGGGACCGCTAGTTGAAGCAATGTGTAAGGCAATTAATGTCGAAGATCCAAGTGGCATACCTGTTCCTTATCTTATGAGCGGTGGCACCGACAATAAGGCTTTAAATGATGTCGGGATCATCGGGTATGGATTTTCACCATTGCGATTGCCGGCAGATCTTGATTTTTTTGCTCTTTTTCACGGAGTCGATGAGCGGGTACCCATCGATGGATTAAAGTTTGGCGTTCGAGTTCTCTATGACTTTCTGGATAACGTTTAATAATTTAGTTAATTGAAACTTCATTTAGCACTTGTCGCATCGTCTCTGGCAAGCTGATTTGTTCGACAGTTAAAATCCCTCGCAATTGAGCGCCAGTTCTGGCGCCGATTAAAGCACTAGTAACGCCGGGTGCATCTCTCACCCATGCAAGTGCAACCTCAAGAGGTGAATAACCTAGTCCCTCGGCTACAACACATACGCATTCAACGATCTTTTTTGCTCGCTCCGATAAATATGGATCCACAAAATTTGCAAAGTGCGGAGAGGCACCTCTGGAGTCGGAGGGCACACCGCCACGATATTTGCCAGTTAGGACTCCACGCCCAAGTGGTGACCAAGCAAGAAATCCAAGATTTAGTGCACCAGTTGCTGGAATTACCTCATCTTCAGCTTTGCGATTTAATAAGGAGTATTCATTTTGTGCAGATGTAATAGCTGCTTTACCAAATATCGGATTCTGTAATGTAGTAGCACGTGCTAATTGCCATCCATTAAAGTTACACACACTTACATAACGTACTTTCCCAGAACTAGTTGCATAATCTAAAGCGGATAGTGTTTCCTCCAGTGGGGTAGTTGCATCCCAGTGATGTATCTGCCAAAGGTCAATATAATCGATGTTTAATCGGGATAATGATTTATCAAGATCTGAGATTAATTCATTGCGAGAGTTGTTTACCTGCCTGTTGCCATCTTTAAATGAAACACCGGCTTTAGTGGCAATAAACAACTGGTCTCGTTTAACCAATGCGCCAATGAAACCACCTAAAACACGTTCGGCATCGCCATCGCCATAAACTGCCGCAGTATCAATTAGATTTCCGCCAGCTTCAACAAACTCCTGTAACTGCTGCGCAGCCTCATTCTCATCGGTGTCTCTGCCCCATGTCATTGTGCCAAGACCAAGACGGGAGATTGATACTCCACCTAATTTGCGGCGTTCCATGGCTGGCAGGTTAGCAACAAGAGGTAGAAAAGATCGGTAACCTTGCCAAATGCCGATCCTCTATCTTCTGCGTCATGGCCAATCCGTGGCCAACTTGAAAGGGATATTGGCAGGCCAAGACGATACGGTGGCATTATCAAAAGTTGGCCAAAAACAAGCAAACTCGCTGACTTCCTACCTGGGAAGCATTAAGTTCGAAAAAGTTTTCTGTAGCCCACTCAAACGCTGTCTTCAAACTATTGACCCCTTCATGATCAGCAATCCAAAAATGAAGTTTGAATTTGAACCGCGGATTATTGAAATGGATTATGGCCTTTGGTCTGGTCGAAAATTGGCCACTCTGGCTCGAGATCGTCGCTGGAAAACTGTTCAAACAAAGCCTTCTGCATTCACCTTTCCGCAAGGGGAGAGCTTCAAGGGAATGCGAAAGCGCGTTCAATCGGTATTAGATGACTTATCAACTCAAAAAGGTCCATTTTTACTAGTAACTCATGGCGACATTATTAAGATGTTTATTGCCACCTGCCTTGACTTACCTATCGATAGATTTCAAAGTTTTATAGCCGAACCAGCCTCAATCACCACTATTAGCCTTGGAAATAAACGTAATACGATTTTGCAAATGAATTATAAATTAACTCCAACTGATCTGACTGGGTTCAAAGCAAATCACCTTGGTGGTGGCAATTCTCTTAAGAATCTTAAAAAATGGTGGCAGAAGTAGTGCCAAGGATTGTCTATCGCCACCAGCCGGCCACACGATTTATTGTCAGCGCAATAGGCGAACCGGGTCAGCGCCAATTTTTCCTACAAATTAAGTCAGAAGTTGGAATCAATGCTGTAACTCTTGAGAAAACTCAGGTTATGGCACTAACTGAAAGATTTGAAGAGCTGATAAGAGAACTTCGTCGTGGAAAAATGGCCTCGTTAGATGAAATTAATCTGACGCCAACTGAGGATAACGATCCTATGGAGCTACCCATTGAAGAGGATTTTAGGGTTGGTGTAATCAGTATTAGCTGGGAAGAGAATTTAGTCGTGGTAAATATTCAGGCAGCCACCGAGGATGATGAACTAATTTTAGATGATGTTGATTTTGGTCCAGACTTGATAATTGCCACGCTCAGAATTAATCAGATCAGGGGTTTTTGTGAAAGAGCCAAACGAATAGTAAATGCTGGCAGAGCTGCTTGCCCATTTTGCGCACTACCAGTAGATCCACTTGGTCACCTTTGTCCTAGGGCAAATGGATATCGCAGATGAGAGCAACTTTGGATTTGATAACAAATGGCGAGATGGTTGTGGTTGGCCGATTAGTTGATGCATCAAATGCCACATTATTAGCCCAGATCAAAGATTCTGATCCGAAAATTCAAGTGATATATAAACCAGTAGCGGGTGAGCGTCCATTGTGGGATTTTCCAGATGGCAGTTTAGCTCATCGGGAGTATGCAGCTTTTTTATTAAGCGATCTTGGTAATTTTAACTTGGTGCCTTTTACTGTGTTACGAAATGGTCCATTTGGTTTCGGAATGGTGCAGGAGTGGGTAGAGGTAGACGAAAATATTGATGTGGTTGATTACGGGCAGGGTACAGATAGTCAACTTCGTAGAATGGCATTATTTGATGCAATCATAAATAATACCGATCGAAAATTTGGTCATTTATTGATTAATAATGAAGGCTCCCTTAAAGGCTGTGACCATGGTGTTTGCTTCCATAGCGAAGACAAATTGCGCACAGTGATCTGGCAATTTGCAGAGCAGCCCTTTACAGAGGATGAATTTGAATTATTAAATGCACTAGCTCTGCTGGATCTAGATTCACATTTTGCGCCATATCTCACTGGCCAGGAGATTTCGGCACTAAAATCTCGCATCGATGGATTGAAGGCTTTGGGGAAGTTTCCATTACCTAGTGCAGAGTGGCCTGCAGTGCCTTGGCCTCCGGTCTAATGCGAGATAATTAGATATGAATAGTTGGCCTCGTAACTCCCTGCCAATTTTTACTGGTTTCAAATTCCCAGCCTTAAACCTCTTTGATTCAAATAAAGGCTTAGTCACCATATCTGCCCCCAGTGAATTTCGAATGTATGTATGTGGGATAACACCATACGATGCAACTCATCTAGGTCACGCTGCAACCTATCTTGCATTTGATTTGATAAATCGGTATCAAATTTTTGCTGGAGCTAAGGTCAATTTTATTGAAAATGTTACCGATATTGATGATCCATTGCTGGAACGAGCAAGGCGAGATAATTCAAGCTGGCGCAACCTGGCTGATACTCAAACCGAATTATTTAAATCAGACATGTCAGCTTTACGAATACTTCCACCAACAAATTTGGTGAAGGTTACTGAATCAATTCCTGTCATCGAGGGGTTTATCAAGAGATTGGATAAGAATGGATATTTGTATCAAATATCCGGTGATCACTACTTTTCGGTCGAGAAATTTCTATCTGGTTTACCAATTCCAGCCGACGACGCCATAAGAATATTCGCTGAACGTGGTGGTGATCCAAATCGTAAAGAAAAAAGGCATCCATTGGACCCATTGGTGTGGAGTGCTAATACCGCTGGTGAACCAGGTTGGGAAAGCAGTTTTGGCTATGGTCGACCAGGTTGGCATGTTGAATGCACAGCAATTGCTTGTCACTATTTAGATAAGGATTCAAATGATCCAATATTGCACCTGCAAGGTGGTGGATCTGATTTGATATTTCCACATCATTTCATGAGTGCCCAAATCGTAAAAGCTGCTTACGGAAGAGAGTTTGCGAAGTATTTCATTCACGCAGCCATGATTGGTTTTGATGGTGAAAAAATGAGTAAATCCAAGGGAAACTTGGTTTTTGTTTCGAAATTGCTCAGCGCTGGCACAGATCCAATGTTGATTCGGTGGGCCCTGCTGCAAGGTCATTATCAACAGGATCGCGAATGGAATGAAGATTTGCTGCAAGAGTCCAAAATGCAAATTGAAACTGTTCGAAAATCCCTTGCACGCAGTGAGGTTTGTGACGCAGAGAATTTGATTAATGGGATCATCAATGACCTCGCAAATAACCTCGATACCCCATCTGCCTTAAAGCGATTGATATCTTGGTCTGAGCAATCCATAAATTCTGGTTCAGTTAATCAAAGTGGCTTAGTATCTCGTGGCATCGATTCATTGTTAGGTTTAGCACTATAAATCAATGATTTAGCCTGATTAATTGCAGTAAACTAAGCCAAATGAATTCTCTGCGAAATGCACTATCTAAGCGTGTAGTAATAGCAGATGGCGCTATGGGAACAATGTTGCAAGCCCAAAATCCCAGCTTGGCGGATTTTCAAAATCATGAAGGATGCAATGAGATTCTCAATGTCACAAGGCCTGATATCGTGAAATTGGTTCACAGCAAATATCTGGAGGTTGGTGTTGATGCGATTGAAACCAATACATTTGGCGCAAATTTTGCCAATCTAGCTGAGTATGGAATTGAAGATCGGATATACGAATTGGCATTGGCTGGGGCAAAGATAGCCAGAGAGGTTGCGGACCAATTTTCTACAAAGGATAAACCAAGGTGGGTACTAGGTTCCCTTGGTCCCGGGACAAAACTGCCAACATTGGGACATACAACTTATGACTTATTAAAGGATGCTTATAAGACTGCCTCAGATGGTTTGATAAAAGGTGGTTGCGATGCACTTTTAATCGAAACTACTCAAGACTTACTGCAAGCTAAAGCTGCTACAAATGGTGCGCGAACCGCCATAGCAGAATCTAAAAAGGATATTGTGCTTATTGCGCAGGTGACAATTGAAACCAATGGCACGATGTTGATGGGCTCTGAAATTGGAGCCGCGTTAAATGCACTAGAACCAATTGGCATTGATCTAATTGGATTAAATTGCGCCACTGGTCCAGCAGAGATGAGTGAACATCTTCGAGTTTTAAGTAAAGGTGCTTCGATTGGTTTGTCCGTAATGCCTAATGCCGGCTTGCCAATTCTCGGCGATGGTGGTGCTCACTATCCGTTGACCCCGTCTGAATTAGCTAAATCGCTGAAGCAATTTGTTACTGATTATAAAGTAAATTTAATTGGTGGCTGTTGTGGGACAACTCCAGAGCATATGAAAGCAGTAGTAGAGGCGGTAAATGGATTGGCGTTGATAGAGCGTGAGATCAATCAAGAATTTGGTGCATCATCTTTGTATCAGTTTGCGCCATTTCGACAACAAAATACCTATCTTTCTATTGGAGAACGAACAAATGCCAATGGATCTCGCGCATTCAAAGATGCATTGCTCGCCGAAGATTGGCAAAGTTGTGTTGAAATAGCTAGAGATCAGATTAGAGATGGAGCGCATATGCTCGATCTGTCAGTTGATTACGTTGGTCGAGACGGCGTGGCAGATATGAAGGAACTGGCATTCCGTTTTGCTACTACTTCGACGCTACCAATTGTTTTGGATTCAACCGAGCCAGCAGTATTGGAGGCGGGACTAAAACAGCTTGGTGGGCGTTCAGTGATTAACTCTGTAAATTATGAGGATGGTGATGGCCCTACATCAAGATTTGCACGAATTATGCCCTTGGTTGTTGAACATGGTGCCGCGGTAATTGCGTTAACAATTGACGAAGAAGGACAGGCACGAGATGCAGAGTGGAAACTGAAAGTAGCACGTCGTTTGATTAATGATCTTACAAAAAAATGGGGGATGCGAGTTGAAGATATTTTGATTGATTGCCTCACTTTCCCGATCGCAACCGGCCAGGAAGAAACTAGGCGTGATGGCCTACAAACTATCGAGGCAATAAAGAGATTGAAGGCGGAGTTCCCAGCGGTTCAAACAACCTTAGGAGTGAGCAATGTTTCCTTCGGTTTAAATCCTGCCGCAAGAACTGTGCTTAACTCAGTATTTTTGGCTGAAGCGGTAAAAAATGGTTTGGACTCTGCAATAGTTCACCCCTCCAAAATAACTCCAATAAACAGAATTCCCCAAGAACAACTTGAAGTTGCACTTGATCTCATTTATGACCGCCGAAAAACAGATGAGTCTGGTAACACTACCTATGATCCGCTAACGAAGTTTTTGGATTTATTTGCAAATGTGCAAGTAACGACTACTAAAGAAAGCCGAGCTGCTGAATTGGCGGCCCTGCCGATGCAGGAGAGATTGCAACGCAGAATCATAGATGGTGAAAAAGTGGGCCTAGATGAAGATTTAAAAACTGCCATGGAATCAGGTTTGACTGCGCTGGTAATTATTAATGATTATTTGCTCGCAGGCATGAAGACGGTCGGTGAGTTATTCGGGAAAGGTGAGATGCAACTGCCCTTTGTTTTGCAGTCAGCTGAGGTAATGAAATCCGCAGTAGCTTTTCTAGAACCTTTCATTGAGAAAACAGATGATCAGGGTAGAGGCAAAATATTGCTTGCTACAGTCAAAGGAGATGTTCATGATATTGGAAAGAATCTAGTAGATATTATTTTGTCCAATAATGGATATGAAACTGTTAATATCGGTATTAAGCAGACAGTAAATCAGATCATTGATGCAGCTAATGAAAATAGCGTTGATGTAATTGGTATGTCTGGTCTTTTGGTTAAATCAACGGTTATCATGAAGGAAAATCTTCAGGAATTGGATTCCAGAGGACTAGGTAGTAAGTGGCCAGTGGTTTTAGGTGGAGCGGCACTCACCCGCTCCTTTGTTGAGCAGGATTTAAGTGAACAATTTAGTGGCACTGTTCGATACGCCAAAGATGCTTTTGAAGGATTGAAGTTAATGGAAACATTAATGGGAATTAAGCGGGGGGTACCTGGCGCTACCTTGCCACCATTAAAACCAAGAAGAACCGCCAAAACTAATCGTGATCAATCAGATTCTATAGATATTAAGCGCAGTGATGTCTCAGCGAGTAATCCGATTCCTGCTGCACCATTTTTGGGTT encodes:
- a CDS encoding aldo/keto reductase; this translates as MERRKLGGVSISRLGLGTMTWGRDTDENEAAQQLQEFVEAGGNLIDTAAVYGDGDAERVLGGFIGALVKRDQLFIATKAGVSFKDGNRQVNNSRNELISDLDKSLSRLNIDYIDLWQIHHWDATTPLEETLSALDYATSSGKVRYVSVCNFNGWQLARATTLQNPIFGKAAITSAQNEYSLLNRKAEDEVIPATGALNLGFLAWSPLGRGVLTGKYRGGVPSDSRGASPHFANFVDPYLSERAKKIVECVCVVAEGLGYSPLEVALAWVRDAPGVTSALIGARTGAQLRGILTVEQISLPETMRQVLNEVSIN
- a CDS encoding class I tRNA ligase family protein — protein: MNSWPRNSLPIFTGFKFPALNLFDSNKGLVTISAPSEFRMYVCGITPYDATHLGHAATYLAFDLINRYQIFAGAKVNFIENVTDIDDPLLERARRDNSSWRNLADTQTELFKSDMSALRILPPTNLVKVTESIPVIEGFIKRLDKNGYLYQISGDHYFSVEKFLSGLPIPADDAIRIFAERGGDPNRKEKRHPLDPLVWSANTAGEPGWESSFGYGRPGWHVECTAIACHYLDKDSNDPILHLQGGGSDLIFPHHFMSAQIVKAAYGREFAKYFIHAAMIGFDGEKMSKSKGNLVFVSKLLSAGTDPMLIRWALLQGHYQQDREWNEDLLQESKMQIETVRKSLARSEVCDAENLINGIINDLANNLDTPSALKRLISWSEQSINSGSVNQSGLVSRGIDSLLGLAL
- the metH gene encoding methionine synthase — encoded protein: MNSLRNALSKRVVIADGAMGTMLQAQNPSLADFQNHEGCNEILNVTRPDIVKLVHSKYLEVGVDAIETNTFGANFANLAEYGIEDRIYELALAGAKIAREVADQFSTKDKPRWVLGSLGPGTKLPTLGHTTYDLLKDAYKTASDGLIKGGCDALLIETTQDLLQAKAATNGARTAIAESKKDIVLIAQVTIETNGTMLMGSEIGAALNALEPIGIDLIGLNCATGPAEMSEHLRVLSKGASIGLSVMPNAGLPILGDGGAHYPLTPSELAKSLKQFVTDYKVNLIGGCCGTTPEHMKAVVEAVNGLALIEREINQEFGASSLYQFAPFRQQNTYLSIGERTNANGSRAFKDALLAEDWQSCVEIARDQIRDGAHMLDLSVDYVGRDGVADMKELAFRFATTSTLPIVLDSTEPAVLEAGLKQLGGRSVINSVNYEDGDGPTSRFARIMPLVVEHGAAVIALTIDEEGQARDAEWKLKVARRLINDLTKKWGMRVEDILIDCLTFPIATGQEETRRDGLQTIEAIKRLKAEFPAVQTTLGVSNVSFGLNPAARTVLNSVFLAEAVKNGLDSAIVHPSKITPINRIPQEQLEVALDLIYDRRKTDESGNTTYDPLTKFLDLFANVQVTTTKESRAAELAALPMQERLQRRIIDGEKVGLDEDLKTAMESGLTALVIINDYLLAGMKTVGELFGKGEMQLPFVLQSAEVMKSAVAFLEPFIEKTDDQGRGKILLATVKGDVHDIGKNLVDIILSNNGYETVNIGIKQTVNQIIDAANENSVDVIGMSGLLVKSTVIMKENLQELDSRGLGSKWPVVLGGAALTRSFVEQDLSEQFSGTVRYAKDAFEGLKLMETLMGIKRGVPGATLPPLKPRRTAKTNRDQSDSIDIKRSDVSASNPIPAAPFLGSRVVKGIALADYVGMLDERALFLGQWGLKGEDFETMANDKGRPQLRSLINDVQSKGWLNAAVVYGYYPCYSENNDLVILHHEGELKGKERVRFTFPRQSRDRRLCLADFFRNKDSGEVDVVSFQIITMGQSISEAINKLFKENLYREYLELHGLSVQLTESLTEHWHARTREELAINQADSKDLKEIFDQGYQGSRYSFGYPACPDLEQQVQLCDLLEPARIGVSLSEEFQLHPEQSTSSIVLHHPEAKYFNAS
- a CDS encoding histidine phosphatase family protein, whose amino-acid sequence is MANLKGILAGQDDTVALSKVGQKQANSLTSYLGSIKFEKVFCSPLKRCLQTIDPFMISNPKMKFEFEPRIIEMDYGLWSGRKLATLARDRRWKTVQTKPSAFTFPQGESFKGMRKRVQSVLDDLSTQKGPFLLVTHGDIIKMFIATCLDLPIDRFQSFIAEPASITTISLGNKRNTILQMNYKLTPTDLTGFKANHLGGGNSLKNLKKWWQK
- a CDS encoding DUF3090 family protein, which codes for MVAEVVPRIVYRHQPATRFIVSAIGEPGQRQFFLQIKSEVGINAVTLEKTQVMALTERFEELIRELRRGKMASLDEINLTPTEDNDPMELPIEEDFRVGVISISWEENLVVVNIQAATEDDELILDDVDFGPDLIIATLRINQIRGFCERAKRIVNAGRAACPFCALPVDPLGHLCPRANGYRR
- a CDS encoding M20/M25/M40 family metallo-hydrolase, with amino-acid sequence MKLTPQQISELEDETILFCQEMIRIPSVNHGEGRGDEKAMAEYVVKRLSELGIETESIVSAPNRVNVVAKIAGADQSRPGLVLHGHIDVVPAKAEDWSVDPFGGIIKDGFIWGRGAVDMKDMDAMMLATVRMWQRIGYKPPRNILLIFFADEEAGSNFGSRWMVKNRPELFKGYSEAISEVGGFSVTITGDNRLYLIEAAQKGIQWLKLTAKGTAGHGSFVNRDNAVTKLSNAVARIGNHEWPELETKTNNKFFRKIAELTGDKYDSKNVKPLLHHLGAAARMIGATITNTANPTMLEAGYKANVIPQSASAVIDGRFLPGHENQLQETLKKLAGDEIEVEVLVRDIALEVDFAGPLVEAMCKAINVEDPSGIPVPYLMSGGTDNKALNDVGIIGYGFSPLRLPADLDFFALFHGVDERVPIDGLKFGVRVLYDFLDNV
- a CDS encoding SCO1664 family protein; protein product: MRATLDLITNGEMVVVGRLVDASNATLLAQIKDSDPKIQVIYKPVAGERPLWDFPDGSLAHREYAAFLLSDLGNFNLVPFTVLRNGPFGFGMVQEWVEVDENIDVVDYGQGTDSQLRRMALFDAIINNTDRKFGHLLINNEGSLKGCDHGVCFHSEDKLRTVIWQFAEQPFTEDEFELLNALALLDLDSHFAPYLTGQEISALKSRIDGLKALGKFPLPSAEWPAVPWPPV